The window AGTCTCTCTTGTCCCGGTTCGTCCCTGATTCTTCACCCAGCCGGCTTTCAAGTAGAGCAATCGGGCGATTTCGTAATCCAGCGCCATCTCGGCAATCATCTCCTTGACCAGCTGGTGCTCGCCCAGCGGCTTGCCAAATGTGTACCGGGTCTTGGCGTAATCAACGGAAGCGTCAAGACAGGCACGGATTAAACCGGTGGCACCGGCACCAACGGTGTAGCGACCCTGGTCCAGGGCAAACATCGCAATTTTAAACCCTTCGTTCGGCTGACCGAGCATATTCTCCTCCGGCACCGCAACATCCATCATCGCAATCGAACCGGTATTGCCCGCACGCACGCCCAGTTTCCCTTTAATCGTCGAAGTTGTCAACCCCGCCATTCCCCGTTCAAGAATAAAGCAGGAGATACCTGAATGGTCGCGGCGTTTTTGCTTCTCCAGGTCAGTCCAGGCGAAGATGAGAAATGTATCGGCGACATCGGCAAGCGAAATCCAGGTTTTCTCACCATTGATGATGTAACGATTCCCCTCCTTGCGCGCCCAGCTTTTCAACCCTACCACATCGGAACCAGCACCCGGTTCGGTAAGACCAAAAGCTCCAAACCTTTCCCCTTTTGCCAAAGGGATGAGGAACCGCTGCTTTTGCTCCTCACTGCCCCAGGTAAGAATTGTGAGTGATGTCAATCCGATGTGCACCGACAGAATCACTCGTAAAGAAGTGTCAACGTACTCCAGTT is drawn from candidate division WOR-3 bacterium and contains these coding sequences:
- a CDS encoding acyl-CoA dehydrogenase family protein; translation: MDFTLTEEQQAVANLARNWAQKEVRPNIKEWDVRHEFNRDIKRQMAELGLLGLTIPSRYGGTGQDYIALGLACEELEYVDTSLRVILSVHIGLTSLTILTWGSEEQKQRFLIPLAKGERFGAFGLTEPGAGSDVVGLKSWARKEGNRYIINGEKTWISLADVADTFLIFAWTDLEKQKRRDHSGISCFILERGMAGLTTSTIKGKLGVRAGNTGSIAMMDVAVPEENMLGQPNEGFKIAMFALDQGRYTVGAGATGLIRACLDASVDYAKTRYTFGKPLGEHQLVKEMIAEMALDYEIARLLYLKAGWVKNQGRTGTRETSAAKFYACAASEKAASNAVQIFGAYGFSDEYPVERFYRNAKGAQIYEGTREIHKLLQADYALGFRVDKPLRCPLPRPEV